The following proteins are co-located in the Streptomyces bottropensis ATCC 25435 genome:
- a CDS encoding ROK family protein: MIVMPQAAAAPTLYAPALSPSPSRSPSLASSSPSPSFASSPVPRVADSDRRRTSASVVLRSVLEHGPVARSNIARVTGLSPASVTDYCARFAGLGLIREAEPPRRTKGTGRPHVPLDLDDSRFLVGGVHVAVPYTTVALLDLRGRVVEERRLKHDSTDPAPVLARAADELRALLDAAPGCRPLAVGFAAGGWVDRESGTVVEHPLLGWREVPVREILGARTGLPVHVDGHARALVSAEQLYGRARGSRSVLHLFVGNMVDAAFATNDEVHHGPRSQAGAIAHLPLPGGTEACACGRTGCLQAELSELTLCRRARAAGVIDGSNPMRVLEAAADGDTVAAGLLVERARLVGRAVELLLDVLNPETVVVTEVGIIGREDCLAALRETVGPDRAAAVGPTSFPDSVLAAAGGAVALDVLYRDPLGALARLDRASAQAG; the protein is encoded by the coding sequence TTCTTCTTCTCCCTCTCCCTCGTTCGCCTCCTCTCCCGTGCCGCGCGTCGCCGACAGCGACCGGCGGCGGACGAGTGCCAGCGTGGTGCTGCGGTCCGTGCTGGAGCACGGGCCCGTGGCGCGCAGCAACATCGCCCGGGTGACGGGCCTGTCCCCCGCCTCGGTGACCGACTACTGCGCCCGGTTCGCGGGGCTCGGTCTCATCCGCGAGGCCGAACCGCCCCGGCGGACCAAGGGGACCGGGCGCCCGCACGTGCCTCTCGACCTGGACGACTCGCGGTTCCTGGTGGGCGGCGTGCATGTGGCCGTGCCGTACACGACCGTCGCGCTGCTCGACCTGCGCGGACGGGTCGTCGAGGAGCGGCGGTTGAAGCACGACTCCACCGATCCCGCCCCGGTCCTGGCGCGGGCCGCCGACGAACTCCGCGCCCTGCTGGACGCGGCGCCGGGCTGCAGGCCCCTGGCCGTCGGCTTCGCGGCCGGCGGCTGGGTGGACCGGGAGAGCGGGACGGTCGTCGAGCATCCGCTGCTGGGCTGGCGCGAGGTGCCGGTGCGGGAGATCCTCGGTGCCCGGACGGGGCTGCCGGTCCATGTGGACGGGCACGCGCGGGCGTTGGTGAGCGCCGAGCAGCTGTACGGGCGGGCGCGGGGCAGCCGGAGCGTGCTGCATCTGTTCGTCGGCAACATGGTCGACGCGGCGTTCGCGACCAACGACGAGGTGCACCACGGTCCCCGCTCGCAGGCCGGGGCGATCGCCCATCTGCCCCTGCCCGGCGGCACCGAGGCCTGCGCGTGCGGGCGGACCGGCTGCCTCCAGGCCGAGTTGAGCGAACTGACCCTGTGCCGACGGGCGCGGGCGGCCGGGGTCATCGACGGGTCGAACCCGATGCGGGTGCTGGAGGCGGCGGCGGACGGCGACACGGTGGCCGCAGGGCTGCTGGTGGAGCGGGCGCGGCTGGTGGGGCGGGCGGTGGAGCTGTTGCTCGACGTGCTGAACCCCGAGACCGTGGTCGTCACCGAGGTCGGGATCATCGGCCGGGAGGACTGTCTCGCGGCGTTGCGCGAGACAGTCGGACCGGACCGGGCGGCGGCCGTGGGGCCCACGAGCTTCCCCGACTCCGTGCTGGCCGCGGCGGGCGGGGCGGTGGCCCTCGACGTGCTCTACCGGGACCCGTTGGGGGCCCTCGCCCGTCTCGACCGTGCTTCCGCCCAGGCCGGTTAA